The following are from one region of the Anaeropeptidivorans aminofermentans genome:
- a CDS encoding DNA gyrase/topoisomerase IV subunit B, with protein MSNKKNSYDNESITSLKGADRVRKRPSVIFGSDGIEGCQHSVFEILSNSLDEAREGFGNLIEVKRFKDHSIEIIDHARGIPVDFNQNENKYNWELVFCELYAGGKYKNNEDSSYAYSLGLNGLGLCATQYSSEYMDVMVLRDGYEYSLHFEKGENVGGLLKERTSRKETGSRIKWRPDLEVFTDINIPLSYYLDILKKQAIVNPNVKLTLFDEESGENFVFLYEKGISDYINEISEGTSFTEPKYISDSATGKDREDKPEYKFKYELVFSFSNQKSLMEYYHNSSFLEYGGSPDKAIRSSFLSAIDNYIKTNNLYKKDEKKIIFPDIEDSLVLVCNSFSTITSYENQTKKAINNKFIQDYLTSSLKSALEIYFIENKAEADKIANQVLINKRSRETAEKARITLKKKLTGSLDINNRVEKFVDCRTKDVNRKELYIVEGDSALGACKLGRDSEFQAIMPVRGKILNCLKANYDKIFNSDIITDLIKVLGCGVEIKTKHNKDFNSFDLSLLRWNKIIICTDADFDGFQIRTLILTMLYRLMPTLIEEHKIFIAESPLYEITGGKKTYFAYSEGEKADIIKKLGGKCHIQRSKGLGENEPEMMWQTTMNPETRKLIAVIPEDIENTQRIFDILLGDNLKGRKDFIEEFGHKYIDMTEIV; from the coding sequence ATGTCAAACAAAAAAAACAGCTACGACAATGAAAGCATTACCTCCCTGAAAGGGGCCGACAGAGTTCGGAAACGGCCTTCGGTTATATTTGGCTCCGACGGCATTGAAGGCTGCCAGCATTCCGTATTTGAAATTCTTTCAAACTCATTGGACGAGGCAAGAGAAGGCTTTGGTAATCTCATTGAAGTAAAAAGATTTAAGGACCATTCCATAGAAATTATAGATCATGCCAGAGGCATCCCCGTTGATTTTAACCAGAACGAAAACAAATACAATTGGGAGCTTGTTTTTTGTGAGCTTTACGCCGGAGGAAAATATAAAAATAACGAAGACTCAAGCTATGCCTATTCTTTGGGGCTTAACGGCCTTGGCCTTTGCGCCACCCAGTATTCAAGTGAATACATGGACGTAATGGTTTTAAGAGACGGCTATGAATACAGCCTTCACTTTGAAAAGGGAGAAAATGTCGGCGGTCTTTTAAAAGAAAGGACAAGCCGTAAAGAAACGGGCAGCAGAATAAAATGGCGGCCTGACCTTGAAGTCTTTACGGATATTAATATCCCTTTAAGCTATTACCTTGATATTCTTAAAAAGCAGGCTATTGTGAATCCTAATGTAAAATTAACCCTTTTTGACGAGGAATCCGGCGAAAATTTTGTTTTTCTTTATGAAAAAGGCATTAGTGACTACATTAATGAAATTTCCGAGGGTACCTCTTTTACAGAGCCTAAATATATTTCAGACAGTGCTACGGGAAAAGACAGAGAAGATAAGCCTGAATATAAGTTTAAGTATGAGCTTGTTTTCAGCTTCAGCAATCAGAAAAGCCTCATGGAATATTATCATAATTCAAGCTTTCTTGAATACGGCGGTTCTCCTGATAAAGCAATCCGCTCTTCTTTTTTATCTGCCATAGATAATTATATAAAAACGAATAATTTATATAAAAAAGATGAGAAAAAAATCATTTTTCCCGATATAGAAGATAGCCTTGTGCTTGTCTGCAATTCCTTTTCTACGATAACCAGCTATGAAAATCAGACGAAAAAGGCAATAAATAATAAATTTATTCAGGATTACCTTACTTCAAGCCTGAAATCTGCCCTTGAAATATACTTTATAGAAAATAAAGCAGAAGCCGATAAAATAGCAAATCAGGTGCTTATTAACAAAAGAAGCCGTGAAACGGCAGAAAAAGCAAGGATTACCCTAAAAAAGAAGCTCACGGGAAGCCTTGATATTAATAACAGAGTGGAAAAATTCGTAGACTGCCGTACGAAAGATGTAAACCGGAAGGAGCTTTATATTGTAGAAGGGGATTCCGCTTTGGGTGCCTGCAAATTAGGCAGAGATTCGGAGTTTCAGGCAATCATGCCTGTAAGAGGGAAAATACTTAACTGCCTGAAGGCCAACTATGATAAAATATTCAATAGCGATATCATCACAGACCTTATTAAGGTTCTCGGCTGCGGTGTTGAAATAAAAACAAAGCATAATAAGGATTTTAACTCCTTTGACCTTTCTCTTTTAAGATGGAATAAAATTATCATCTGTACAGATGCAGACTTTGACGGCTTCCAGATAAGGACGTTGATTCTTACCATGCTGTACCGCCTTATGCCTACTCTTATTGAAGAGCATAAAATATTTATAGCAGAATCTCCTCTCTATGAAATTACCGGCGGTAAAAAAACCTATTTTGCCTACAGCGAAGGAGAAAAAGCAGATATTATTAAAAAACTCGGTGGCAAATGCCATATTCAGCGTTCCAAAGGTCTCGGAGAAAATGAGCCTGAAATGATGTGGCAGACGACCATGAACCCTGAAACCAGAAAGCTTATTGCTGTTATTCCCGAGGATATTGAAAACACTCAGCGAATCTTTGATATTCTTCTTGGGGACAATTTAAAAGGCCGTAAGGATTTTATAGAGGAATTCGGCCATAAATATATTGATATGACTGAAATCGTCTAG